The proteins below come from a single Saccharopolyspora sp. SCSIO 74807 genomic window:
- a CDS encoding LCP family protein: MAEDPRDYDAPQLPRRSRAVIAGRVGFALLSVLVLAVTGYGWANYGELRWALSTSSATDGAAADGATDILLVGLDSRTDSQGRPLPDDVLRRLRAGDNPANLTDTLMLVHIPSNGAGATAMSLPRDTYTSIPGHGEHKINSAYGRGKSQAAEALTGVADPAERERRAADAGRRTLTDTVQQLTGVQVDHYAEVNLLGFAQLTEAIGGVPVCLREAVHDPYSGADFRAGHQLISGAQALSFVRQRHGLPRGDLDRMVRQQAFLAGFVRTATSGGLLAQPAKLGGLIDSARRSIVLDRDWDLLAFAQRMQGLAAGDVAFSTIPIQDAAYDTPDGEAVRVDPLEVSRAVHHAAHGRPAPAQETGESGQETGETAQETGEAPTGAAETTGEGASTPETGEGSAPTTGETGGRETQTGEQGTAETGTGSPGTGAPGTAETGSAETGTGETTGRAPATSEHPASTATGRTTPQTTPRTTSEYSAEPETSDSQQSTGETSAPQPQTEATSAGTEPTSPDPTSPDPTGPAQPVPPDALNAGGLTCVN, from the coding sequence GTGGCGGAGGATCCGCGCGATTACGACGCACCGCAGCTGCCGCGCCGATCACGTGCCGTGATCGCCGGTCGGGTTGGTTTCGCGTTGCTGTCGGTGCTGGTGCTGGCGGTCACCGGGTACGGATGGGCGAACTACGGCGAACTGCGCTGGGCGCTGAGCACCAGTTCCGCCACCGACGGCGCGGCCGCCGACGGGGCCACCGACATCCTGCTGGTCGGGCTGGACAGCCGCACCGACTCGCAGGGCAGGCCGCTGCCGGACGACGTGCTGCGGCGGCTGCGCGCGGGCGACAACCCGGCGAACCTCACCGACACGCTGATGCTGGTGCACATCCCGTCGAACGGCGCGGGCGCCACCGCCATGTCGCTGCCGCGCGACACCTACACCAGCATTCCCGGCCACGGCGAGCACAAGATCAATTCGGCGTACGGGCGCGGCAAGAGCCAGGCCGCGGAGGCGCTCACCGGTGTCGCCGATCCCGCTGAGCGGGAGCGCCGGGCCGCCGACGCAGGCCGCAGGACCCTCACCGACACCGTGCAGCAGTTGACCGGCGTGCAGGTCGACCACTACGCCGAAGTGAACCTGCTCGGCTTCGCCCAGCTCACCGAGGCGATCGGCGGCGTGCCGGTGTGCCTGCGCGAGGCCGTGCACGACCCGTACTCCGGTGCCGACTTCCGCGCCGGGCACCAGCTGATCTCGGGTGCGCAGGCGCTGTCGTTCGTGCGGCAGCGGCACGGACTGCCTCGTGGTGACCTGGACCGGATGGTGCGCCAGCAGGCGTTCCTCGCCGGGTTCGTGCGCACCGCGACCTCCGGTGGGTTGCTGGCCCAGCCCGCCAAGCTCGGCGGGCTGATCGACTCGGCGCGGCGTTCGATCGTGCTGGACCGGGACTGGGACCTGCTCGCGTTCGCGCAGCGGATGCAAGGGCTCGCGGCCGGGGACGTGGCGTTCTCCACGATCCCGATCCAGGACGCCGCCTACGACACCCCGGACGGGGAGGCGGTGCGGGTGGATCCGCTGGAGGTGAGCCGCGCCGTGCACCACGCGGCGCACGGCAGGCCGGCGCCCGCGCAGGAAACAGGGGAGTCCGGCCAGGAAACGGGAGAGACGGCGCAGGAAACGGGAGAGGCCCCCACCGGCGCCGCCGAGACCACCGGCGAAGGCGCGAGTACTCCCGAAACCGGCGAGGGCAGTGCGCCCACGACCGGTGAGACCGGCGGTCGCGAGACGCAAACCGGCGAGCAGGGCACCGCCGAAACCGGAACCGGATCGCCCGGCACTGGCGCACCGGGCACGGCCGAAACCGGATCGGCCGAGACCGGAACCGGCGAAACCACCGGACGCGCCCCCGCGACCAGCGAGCACCCGGCGAGCACGGCGACCGGCCGGACCACGCCCCAGACGACGCCCCGGACGACGTCGGAGTACTCAGCCGAACCGGAGACGAGCGACTCGCAGCAGTCCACCGGCGAAACCTCCGCGCCGCAGCCGCAGACCGAAGCGACGAGCGCCGGGACCGAGCCGACGAGCCCCGATCCGACCAGCCCCGATCCGACCGGCCCAGCACAGCCGGTCCCGCCCGATGCCCTCAACGCGGGCGGCCTCACCTGCGTGAACTGA
- a CDS encoding nitroreductase/quinone reductase family protein: MSKVARKLGRQPWFAALGKKLVPLDLAMQQRTGGRVSLAKLAGQSSLVLSTTGRRSGKVRQVPLQYVPHGDEFVLIGSNWGGEKHPGWSANLLANPEASVRVDTREIPVRARLITGAERERLWRDVITAAWPAYDDYAARAPHRELRVFVLSPR; this comes from the coding sequence ATGTCCAAAGTGGCCCGGAAGCTCGGCAGGCAACCGTGGTTCGCCGCGCTGGGGAAGAAGCTGGTGCCGCTCGACCTCGCGATGCAGCAGCGCACCGGCGGGCGGGTCAGCCTGGCGAAGCTGGCGGGGCAGTCGTCGCTGGTGCTGAGCACCACCGGCCGCCGCAGCGGGAAGGTCCGGCAGGTGCCGCTGCAGTACGTGCCGCACGGCGACGAGTTCGTGCTGATCGGCTCGAACTGGGGCGGCGAGAAGCACCCCGGCTGGTCGGCGAACCTGCTGGCGAATCCGGAGGCGAGCGTGCGCGTGGACACGCGGGAAATCCCGGTGCGCGCCAGGCTGATCACCGGCGCGGAGCGCGAGCGCCTGTGGCGCGACGTGATCACCGCGGCCTGGCCGGCCTACGACGACTACGCGGCTCGCGCGCCGCACCGCGAGCTGCGGGTGTTCGTGCTCAGCCCGCGCTGA
- a CDS encoding cyclopropane-fatty-acyl-phospholipid synthase family protein, with amino-acid sequence MNETEYVAIAESGHEVQNPTSPAKLGEVAEHLEIGAGDRVLDVGSGRGFWAVELAKLGADVVGLEINADFTAAAEQRAAAAGVRQRLRTVLGPAAEFEPEPGASTVGSCLGASFAFGGYRQALEWLAGALADGGRLAIGELHSLDDSAGDELPSLSELVHIAEELDFEVTGLVSASTDDWDRYESQHWKNVLDWAKRNPEHPERDSVLADSRRFRNDYLSHRGELGWTIVLGAKKVSAG; translated from the coding sequence ATGAACGAAACCGAATACGTCGCCATCGCCGAGTCCGGGCACGAGGTGCAGAACCCCACCAGCCCGGCGAAGCTCGGCGAAGTCGCCGAGCACTTGGAGATCGGCGCGGGCGACCGGGTGCTGGACGTCGGATCCGGGCGCGGTTTCTGGGCGGTGGAGCTGGCCAAGCTCGGAGCCGACGTCGTCGGCCTGGAGATCAACGCGGATTTCACCGCGGCCGCCGAACAGCGCGCGGCGGCCGCCGGGGTGCGCCAGCGGCTGCGCACCGTGCTCGGCCCTGCCGCGGAGTTCGAGCCGGAGCCGGGCGCGAGCACGGTCGGCAGCTGCCTCGGCGCGAGCTTCGCGTTCGGCGGCTACCGGCAGGCGCTGGAGTGGCTGGCGGGCGCGCTGGCCGATGGCGGCAGGCTCGCGATCGGCGAGCTGCATTCGCTGGACGACTCCGCCGGCGACGAGTTGCCCTCGCTGTCCGAGCTGGTGCACATCGCCGAGGAACTCGACTTCGAGGTCACCGGGCTCGTCTCGGCCAGCACCGACGATTGGGACCGCTACGAGTCGCAGCACTGGAAGAACGTGCTCGACTGGGCGAAGCGCAACCCGGAGCATCCGGAGCGGGATTCGGTGCTGGCCGATTCGCGGCGATTCCGCAACGACTACCTGAGCCACCGCGGCGAGCTGGGCTGGACGATCGTGCTCGGCGCCAAGAAGGTCAGCGCGGGCTGA
- a CDS encoding maleylpyruvate isomerase family mycothiol-dependent enzyme yields the protein MTAVPVEDLRAVLGTVADLIDGVGPGEWNNPTPCPEWEVRDLVNHMVLGHRLFTGILRGEATVAPGALDPAAADLLSDDQAHRAQRAVPAGVRASSAIRMRRP from the coding sequence ATGACAGCGGTGCCCGTCGAAGACCTCAGAGCCGTCCTCGGCACCGTCGCCGACCTGATCGACGGCGTCGGACCGGGCGAGTGGAACAACCCCACGCCCTGCCCGGAGTGGGAGGTCCGCGACTTGGTCAACCACATGGTCCTCGGGCACCGCTTGTTCACCGGCATTCTGCGCGGTGAGGCGACCGTTGCGCCTGGTGCCTTGGACCCTGCGGCAGCCGACCTGCTCAGCGACGACCAAGCTCACCGTGCCCAGCGCGCGGTTCCTGCAGGGGTGAGGGCGTCATCGGCGATCAGGATGCGCAGGCCGTAG
- a CDS encoding aconitate hydratase → MELNVTAPASKDSFGARGTLNVGDASYEVFRLSAVAGAQRLPYSLKILLENLLRTEDGANITAEHVRALADWDPEAEPSTEIQFTPARVIMQDFTGVPCVVDLATMREAVSELGGDTSKVNPLAPAELVIDHSVIIDVFGKPDAFERNVEFEYGRNKERYQFLRWGQGAFDEFKVVPPGTGIVHQVNIEHLARSIMSRNGQAYPDTCVGTDSHTTMVNGLGVLGWGVGGIEAEAAMLGQPVSMLIPKVVGFKLTGEIPPGATATDVVLTITQMLREHGVVGKFVEFYGSGVASVPLANRATIGNMSPEFGSTAAIFPIDEETIRYLKLTGRPAEQVDLVESYAKEQGLWHDPDHEPQYSELLELDLSSVVPSIAGPKRPQDRIEVSDAKPSFRKSLTDYVQVQNADDAALDEAGEESFPASDPVSVTHRGEGDKPKLASAADGASGRSTNPIKVSSDELGEFELDHGAVVIASITSCTNTSNPSVMLGAALLARNAVDKGLTRKPWVKTSMAPGSQVVTDYYEKAGLWPYLEKLGYHLVGYGCTTCIGNSGPLPEEISAAIQQNDLAVTSVLSGNRNFEGRINPDVKMNYLASPPLVIAYALAGSMDFDFETDPLGHDTEGKPVFLRDIWPSPKEIQEVMDSAITQEMFTKDYSDVFAGDERWRSLPTPEGETFEWDTESTYVRKPPYFEGMGMEPEPVSDISGARVLALLGDSVTTDHISPAGAIKPDSPAGKYLSEHGIDRKDFNSYGSRRGNHEVMIRGTFANIRLRNLLLDDVQGGYTRDFTQDGGPQAFIYDAAQNYAAEGTPLVVLGGKEYGSGSSRDWAAKGTRLLGVQAVIAESFERIHRSNLIGMGVIPLQFPAGSTAKSLGLDGTETFDLSGITKLNEGETPAAVHVVATKADGSTVEFEAPVRIDTPGEADYYRNGGILQYVLRNMIRS, encoded by the coding sequence ATGGAGTTGAACGTGACTGCACCTGCGAGCAAGGACAGCTTCGGCGCCCGCGGCACGCTGAACGTCGGTGACGCCTCTTACGAGGTGTTCCGGCTCAGCGCGGTCGCCGGTGCGCAACGGCTGCCCTACAGCCTCAAGATCCTGCTGGAGAACCTGCTGCGCACCGAGGACGGTGCGAACATCACCGCCGAGCACGTGCGCGCGCTCGCGGACTGGGATCCCGAGGCCGAGCCTTCGACCGAGATCCAGTTCACCCCCGCGCGGGTGATCATGCAGGACTTCACCGGCGTGCCCTGCGTGGTCGACCTCGCCACCATGCGCGAAGCGGTCTCCGAGCTGGGCGGCGACACCTCGAAGGTGAACCCGCTGGCGCCCGCGGAACTGGTCATCGACCACTCGGTGATCATCGACGTGTTCGGCAAGCCGGACGCCTTCGAGCGCAACGTCGAGTTCGAGTACGGCCGCAACAAGGAGCGCTACCAGTTCCTGCGCTGGGGCCAGGGCGCCTTCGACGAGTTCAAGGTCGTCCCGCCCGGCACCGGCATCGTGCACCAGGTGAACATCGAGCACCTGGCCCGCTCGATCATGAGCCGCAACGGCCAGGCCTACCCGGACACCTGCGTGGGCACCGACTCGCACACCACGATGGTCAACGGCCTGGGCGTGCTGGGCTGGGGCGTCGGCGGCATCGAGGCCGAGGCCGCGATGCTGGGCCAGCCGGTGTCGATGCTCATCCCGAAGGTGGTGGGCTTCAAGCTCACCGGCGAGATCCCGCCGGGTGCGACCGCCACCGACGTGGTGCTCACGATCACGCAGATGCTGCGCGAGCACGGCGTGGTGGGCAAGTTCGTCGAGTTCTACGGCTCCGGCGTGGCCTCGGTGCCGCTGGCCAACCGCGCCACCATCGGCAACATGAGCCCGGAGTTCGGCTCCACCGCGGCGATCTTCCCGATCGACGAGGAGACGATCCGCTACCTCAAGCTCACCGGCCGCCCCGCCGAGCAGGTCGACCTGGTCGAGTCCTACGCCAAGGAGCAGGGACTCTGGCACGATCCGGACCACGAGCCGCAGTACTCCGAGCTGCTGGAGCTGGACCTCTCGTCGGTCGTGCCCTCGATCGCCGGCCCGAAGCGCCCGCAGGACCGCATCGAGGTCTCCGACGCCAAGCCGTCGTTCCGCAAGTCGCTGACCGACTACGTGCAGGTCCAGAACGCCGATGACGCCGCGCTGGACGAAGCCGGCGAGGAGTCCTTCCCGGCCAGCGACCCGGTCTCGGTGACCCACCGCGGCGAAGGCGACAAGCCGAAGCTGGCCTCGGCCGCCGACGGCGCCTCCGGCCGCTCCACCAACCCGATCAAGGTGTCCTCGGACGAGCTGGGCGAGTTCGAGCTCGACCACGGTGCCGTGGTGATCGCCTCGATCACCTCCTGCACGAACACCTCGAACCCGTCGGTGATGCTGGGTGCCGCGCTGCTGGCGCGCAACGCCGTGGACAAGGGCCTGACCCGCAAGCCGTGGGTGAAGACCTCGATGGCCCCGGGCTCGCAGGTCGTCACCGACTACTACGAGAAGGCCGGGCTCTGGCCGTACCTGGAGAAGCTGGGCTACCACCTGGTCGGCTACGGCTGCACCACCTGCATCGGCAACTCCGGGCCGCTGCCGGAGGAGATCTCCGCGGCGATCCAGCAGAACGACCTCGCGGTCACCTCGGTGCTGTCCGGCAACCGCAACTTCGAGGGCCGGATCAACCCCGACGTCAAGATGAACTACCTGGCCTCGCCGCCGCTGGTGATCGCCTACGCGCTGGCGGGCTCGATGGACTTCGACTTCGAGACCGACCCGCTGGGCCACGACACCGAGGGCAAGCCGGTGTTCCTGCGCGACATCTGGCCCTCGCCCAAGGAGATCCAGGAGGTCATGGACTCCGCGATCACCCAGGAGATGTTCACCAAGGACTACTCCGACGTGTTCGCCGGGGACGAGCGCTGGCGCTCGCTGCCCACGCCCGAGGGCGAGACCTTCGAGTGGGACACCGAATCCACCTACGTGCGCAAGCCCCCGTACTTCGAGGGCATGGGCATGGAGCCGGAGCCGGTCTCGGACATCTCCGGTGCGCGCGTGCTGGCGCTGCTGGGCGACTCGGTCACCACCGACCACATCTCCCCGGCCGGTGCGATCAAGCCGGACTCGCCCGCGGGCAAGTACCTCAGCGAGCACGGCATCGACCGCAAGGACTTCAACTCCTACGGCTCGCGCCGCGGCAACCACGAGGTGATGATCCGCGGGACCTTCGCCAACATCCGGCTGCGCAACCTGCTGCTGGACGACGTGCAGGGCGGCTACACCCGCGACTTCACGCAGGACGGCGGGCCGCAGGCGTTCATCTACGACGCCGCGCAGAACTACGCCGCGGAGGGCACGCCGCTGGTCGTGCTGGGCGGCAAGGAGTACGGCTCCGGTTCCTCCCGCGACTGGGCCGCCAAGGGCACCCGGCTGCTGGGCGTGCAGGCGGTCATCGCCGAGTCCTTCGAGCGGATCCACCGCTCGAACCTGATCGGCATGGGCGTCATCCCGCTGCAGTTCCCGGCCGGTTCCACGGCGAAGTCGCTGGGCCTGGACGGTACCGAGACCTTCGACCTCTCCGGCATCACCAAGCTCAACGAGGGCGAGACTCCTGCCGCGGTGCACGTCGTGGCCACCAAGGCCGACGGGTCCACCGTGGAGTTCGAGGCGCCGGTGCGCATCGACACCCCCGGTGAGGCGGACTACTACCGCAACGGCGGCATCCTGCAGTACGTGCTGCGGAACATGATCCGCTCCTGA
- a CDS encoding haloacid dehalogenase type II: protein MADLDWAVFDLNGTLLDPAALSAALPAPCNGEQAGLDLLDETVQRAMVDTLVGQYLPFADYLRSAVTRRLQLAGLTAESGVVQAAVETAGRMPPYPEVPDALALLREAGLRIATVTNSTTATAEAALEAAGLRERFDVVTGSDRPRAYKPAPEVYRSGLERIGTDASRAVMIASHGWDLHGAKASGMATAWVARKERLFLGSLSEPDFTGSDVLDACRAITRA from the coding sequence GTGGCGGACCTGGACTGGGCGGTGTTCGACCTCAACGGCACGCTGCTCGACCCGGCGGCGCTCAGCGCCGCGCTGCCCGCGCCGTGCAACGGCGAACAGGCGGGCCTGGACCTGCTCGACGAGACCGTGCAGCGGGCGATGGTCGACACGCTCGTCGGCCAGTACCTGCCGTTCGCGGACTACCTGCGGTCCGCCGTGACGCGGCGGTTGCAGCTGGCCGGGCTCACCGCCGAATCCGGCGTCGTGCAGGCAGCGGTCGAAACCGCAGGCCGGATGCCGCCCTACCCGGAAGTGCCGGACGCGCTGGCGCTGCTGCGCGAGGCCGGGCTGCGGATCGCCACGGTCACCAACAGCACCACCGCGACCGCCGAAGCCGCGCTGGAAGCCGCCGGGCTGCGCGAGCGCTTCGACGTGGTCACCGGAAGCGACCGGCCGCGTGCCTACAAACCCGCGCCGGAGGTCTACCGAAGCGGTCTGGAAAGGATCGGGACCGATGCGTCCCGTGCGGTGATGATCGCCTCGCACGGTTGGGACCTGCACGGTGCGAAAGCCTCCGGCATGGCCACCGCATGGGTTGCACGCAAGGAGCGGCTGTTCCTCGGCTCGTTGAGCGAACCGGACTTCACCGGCTCCGACGTGCTCGACGCCTGCCGCGCCATCACCCGCGCCTGA